Proteins encoded in a region of the Globicephala melas chromosome 1, mGloMel1.2, whole genome shotgun sequence genome:
- the FAM131C gene encoding protein FAM131C — MGSCVSRDLLTSSHKDCPMPQGTAPLSPDSPSSRPPIMAPDHVIGKDKQMDFCWDPWQRCFQTTNGYLSDSRSCSSNYNVAALATSSLVGVVQSIKDHITKPTAMARGRVAHLIEWKGWSAQRSGWELSTAEDEHYCCLPDELREARFAAGVAEQFAITEATLSAWSSLDDEELPPENSPQDVIQLQDLESIYLQDSLLSVPSQDDSLLAFSSPDGWPSSDEPPTIASGPQPPSPEQQRWQRLLGAPGPEGGARLQGSLPSVDSGSLSEEDEVFYN; from the exons ATGGGCTCCTGCGTGTCGCGAG atttGCTCACAAGTTCCCACAAGGACTGCCCCATGCCCCAGGGCACGGCCCCCCTGAGCCCAGACTCGCCCTCCAGCCGCCCACCCATCATGGCTCCAGACCATGTCATTGGCAAG GACAAACAGATGGATTTCTGTTGGGATCCTTGGCAG AGGTGCTTCCAGACCACCAACGGCTACCTGTCCGACTCCAGATCCTGCTCCAGCAACTACAACGTGGCAGCCCTGGCCACCTCGTCCCTCGTGG GAGTGGTGCAGAGCATCAAGGACCACATCACAAAGCCCACGGCCATGGCACGTGGCCGCGTGGCCCACCTCATCGAGTGGAAGGGCTGGAGTGCCCAGCGCTCAGGCTGGGAGTTGTCCACAGCCGAGGACGAGCATTACTGCTGCCTCCCAGATGAGCTGCGCGAGGCCCGCTTTGCTGCAG GGGTTGCCGAGCAGTTTGCCATCACGGAGGCCACACTGAGTGCCTGGTCCTCGCTGGACGACGAGGAGCTGCCCCCAGAGAACAGCCCCCAGGACGTCATCCAGCTACAGG ACCTGGAGAGCATCTACCTTCAGGACAGTCTTCTGAGTGTCCCCTCGCAGGATGACAGTCTTCTGGCCTTCTCCTCCCCCGATGGATGGCCCTCATCTGACGAGCCCCCCACCATAGCCTCTGGCCCGCAGCCCCCCAGCCCCGAACAGCAGCGCTGGCAGCGGCTCCTGGGGGCCCCGGGGCCCGAGGGTGGGGCCCGCCTGCAGGGCTCCCTCCCGTCGGTGGACAGTGGCTCCCTCTCGGAGGAGGACGAGGTGTTCTATAACTGA